A region from the Gemmatimonadota bacterium genome encodes:
- the frr gene encoding ribosome recycling factor produces the protein MEEALDAMRREFATVRTGKATPALLDTVRVDAYGAKMPVNQVATVSTPDASMLVVTPFDRSVIGNIERAIQTADLGLNPSNDGSVIRIPIPPLNEERRKEFAKLLHKMAEEGRVSVRHARHKANDEVKVRLKEHEIGEDEAHRLLEQIQKLTDEYVREIDELLAHKEKEIMQV, from the coding sequence ATGGAAGAGGCGCTGGACGCCATGCGCCGGGAATTCGCTACGGTGCGGACCGGGAAGGCCACGCCCGCGCTCCTCGACACCGTGCGGGTCGACGCCTACGGGGCCAAGATGCCGGTCAACCAGGTCGCGACCGTCTCCACGCCCGACGCCTCCATGCTCGTGGTGACGCCGTTCGACCGATCCGTCATCGGGAACATCGAGCGAGCGATCCAGACCGCCGACCTCGGACTCAATCCCTCCAACGATGGCTCGGTGATCCGGATTCCGATCCCGCCGCTCAACGAAGAGCGCCGCAAGGAATTCGCGAAGCTGCTGCACAAGATGGCCGAGGAAGGACGGGTCTCCGTCCGGCACGCCAGGCACAAGGCCAACGATGAAGTAAAGGTCCGACTCAAGGAGCACGAGATCGGGGAAGATGAGGCGCACCGGCTCCTGGAACAGATCCAGAAGCTCACGGACGAGTATGTCCGCGAGATCGACGAGCTGTTGGCCCACAAGGAGAAGGAGATCATGCAGGTCTGA
- the uppS gene encoding polyprenyl diphosphate synthase — MSQSLEEIRLNGVVPEHVAIIMDGNGRWAAARGLPRHEGHRAGMRAVREVIEGAVEAGIRVLTLFAFSTENWQRPRREISALMSILRMYAQKEQRELRKQGVEVHVLGEIDRVDGVTRKAVQGIVAATRGGTQLRLNLMISYSGREELVRAFRRISERVASGELRSEEIDEDVIESELFTVGLPDPDLLIRTSGEIRISNFMLWQMAYTEMHITSVLWPDFTREDLFAAVLDYQRRERRFGRVSAR, encoded by the coding sequence ATGTCCCAGTCTCTCGAGGAGATCCGCCTAAACGGGGTCGTCCCGGAGCACGTGGCCATCATCATGGACGGCAACGGGCGCTGGGCGGCCGCCCGCGGTCTGCCGCGCCACGAGGGACATCGCGCGGGCATGCGGGCCGTGCGAGAGGTCATCGAAGGCGCGGTCGAAGCGGGGATCCGTGTCCTCACGCTCTTCGCGTTCTCGACCGAGAACTGGCAGCGGCCCCGGCGCGAGATCAGTGCGCTGATGTCGATCTTGCGGATGTACGCCCAGAAGGAACAGCGCGAGCTGCGCAAGCAGGGCGTCGAGGTTCATGTGTTGGGGGAGATCGACCGCGTCGACGGAGTGACGCGCAAGGCTGTGCAGGGCATCGTCGCCGCAACGCGCGGGGGCACCCAACTGCGACTCAATCTGATGATTTCGTACAGCGGCAGGGAGGAGTTGGTCCGAGCCTTCCGGCGCATCTCCGAACGCGTAGCCAGCGGTGAACTGCGCAGCGAGGAGATCGACGAAGACGTCATCGAGTCCGAGCTCTTCACAGTCGGCCTTCCCGATCCCGATCTCCTGATTCGCACGTCGGGCGAGATCCGCATCAGCAACTTCATGCTTTGGCAGATGGCCTACACGGAGATGCACATCACGTCCGTTCTCTGGCCGGACTTCACCCGCGAGGACCTCTTCGCAGCGGTGCTGGACTACCAGCGTCGCGAACGCCGTTTCGGCAGGGTCAGCGCGCGGTAG